The Xanthomonas indica genome has a segment encoding these proteins:
- a CDS encoding RDD family protein, producing MTEWYYADAAQQRHGPLAAADLQQRFQRSEIGLSTLVWREGLSEWRTLAEFVDELGLAQSPPAAPALAPMEVGGEVPPPAPTPAVPDAWAAPAPPAVASPYAAPSAVLDGGARVVGGGEVVQAGFWKRVAAYLIDAFLVGMVANVIQFVVLLGFMGVSGVGNQPNFTSAAGIVMLLMVYLVPLAISALYYGLFHASTKQATLGKMAVGIKVVRTDGSRITVARGVGRYFGFMLSSLTLGIGLLMAAFTERKQALHDMLCDTLVVDKWAYTDHPEWQQRKLGTVTVVILSLFGLLMAGAMLVVALAIGMAAKGGWH from the coding sequence ATGACTGAGTGGTACTACGCCGATGCGGCGCAGCAGCGCCATGGCCCGCTGGCGGCCGCCGACCTGCAACAGCGCTTCCAGCGCAGCGAGATCGGGCTGTCCACCCTGGTCTGGCGCGAGGGCCTGAGCGAATGGCGCACCCTGGCCGAGTTCGTCGACGAGCTCGGCCTGGCCCAATCGCCCCCCGCGGCTCCCGCGCTGGCACCGATGGAGGTCGGCGGCGAAGTGCCGCCCCCCGCTCCGACGCCGGCCGTGCCCGACGCCTGGGCCGCGCCCGCGCCCCCCGCAGTCGCATCGCCCTACGCGGCCCCCAGCGCCGTGCTCGACGGCGGTGCGCGGGTGGTCGGCGGCGGCGAGGTGGTGCAGGCCGGTTTCTGGAAGCGCGTGGCCGCCTACCTGATCGACGCGTTCCTGGTCGGCATGGTCGCCAACGTGATCCAGTTCGTGGTGCTGCTCGGTTTCATGGGGGTCAGTGGCGTCGGCAACCAGCCCAACTTCACCTCCGCCGCCGGCATCGTCATGCTGCTGATGGTGTACCTGGTGCCGCTGGCGATCTCGGCCCTGTACTACGGCCTGTTCCACGCCTCCACCAAGCAGGCCACGCTGGGCAAGATGGCGGTCGGCATCAAGGTGGTGCGCACCGACGGCAGCCGCATCACCGTGGCCCGCGGCGTGGGCCGCTACTTCGGCTTCATGCTGAGCAGCCTGACCCTGGGCATCGGCCTGCTGATGGCGGCCTTCACCGAGCGCAAGCAGGCCCTGCACGACATGCTCTGCGACACCCTGGTGGTGGACAAGTGGGCCTACACCGACCATCCGGAATGGCAGCAGCGCAAGCTGGGCACCGTCACCGTGGTGATCCTGTCGCTGTTCGGCCTGTTGATGGCCGGCGCGATGCTGGTGGTCGCCCTGGCGATCGGCATGGCCGCCAAGGGCGGCTGGCACTGA
- a CDS encoding DNA topoisomerase I, producing MSKHLLIVESPAKAKTINKYLGKDFHVLASYGHVRDLIPKEGAVDPDDGFAMRYALIDKNEKHVEAIAKAAKAAEDIYLATDPDREGEAISWHIAEILQERGLLKGKPLHRVVFTEITPRAIKEAMAQPRQIAGDLVDAQQARRALDYLVGFNLSPVLWRKVQRGLSAGRVQSPALRMIVEREEEIEAFVAREYWSIAADCAHPSQHFNAKLIKLDGQKFEQFTITDGDTAEAARLRIQQAAQGALHVTDVASKERKRRPAPPFTTSTLQQEASRKLGFTTRKTMQVAQKLYEGVAIGDEGTVGLISYMRTDSVNLSQDALAEIRDVIARDYGIASLPDQPNTYQTKSKNAQEAHEAVRPTSALRTPAQVARFLTDDERKLYELIWKRAVACQMIPATLNTVSVDLSAGSEHVFRASGTTVVVPGFLAVYEEGKDNKSAEDEDEGRKLPAMKPGDRVPLERILAEQHFTQPPPRYTEAALVKALEEYGIGRPSTYASIIQTLLFRKYVEMEGRSFRPSDVGRAVSKFLSSHFTQYVDYDFTAKLEDELDAVSRGEEDWIPLMSRFWEPFKELVEDKKESVDRAEASGARELGTDPKTGKPVSVRLGRFGPYAAIGSTAEDAEDKPKFASLRPGQSMHTITLEEALELFLMPRSLGQDKGEEVSVGIGRFGPFAKRGSVYASLKKEDDPYTIDLARAVFLIEEKEEIARNRIIKEFPGSDIQVLNGRFGPYISDGKLNGKIPKDREPATLSLDEVQKLLEETGKPVRKGFGAKKAAAKKEAAPKKSAAKKAAADAPAKPAAKKAVKKAAKKTAKKAVKKAAKKTVAKGG from the coding sequence ATGTCCAAGCACCTGCTCATCGTCGAATCGCCCGCCAAGGCCAAGACGATCAACAAATACCTCGGCAAGGATTTCCATGTCCTGGCCTCGTATGGGCACGTGCGCGACCTGATCCCGAAGGAAGGCGCGGTGGATCCGGACGACGGCTTCGCGATGCGCTACGCGCTGATCGACAAGAACGAGAAGCACGTGGAGGCCATCGCCAAGGCGGCCAAGGCGGCCGAAGACATCTACCTGGCGACCGACCCGGACCGCGAGGGCGAGGCGATCAGCTGGCACATCGCCGAGATCCTGCAGGAGCGCGGGCTGCTCAAGGGCAAGCCGCTGCACCGGGTGGTGTTCACCGAAATCACCCCGCGCGCGATCAAGGAAGCGATGGCGCAGCCGCGGCAGATCGCCGGCGACCTGGTCGATGCGCAGCAGGCGCGCCGCGCGCTGGACTACCTGGTCGGCTTCAACCTGTCGCCGGTGCTGTGGCGCAAGGTGCAGCGCGGCCTGTCCGCCGGCCGCGTGCAGTCGCCGGCGCTGCGCATGATCGTCGAGCGCGAGGAGGAGATCGAAGCCTTCGTCGCCCGCGAGTACTGGTCCATCGCCGCCGACTGCGCGCATCCCTCGCAGCACTTCAACGCCAAGCTGATCAAGCTCGACGGGCAGAAGTTCGAGCAGTTCACCATCACCGACGGCGATACCGCCGAGGCCGCGCGCCTGCGCATCCAGCAGGCCGCGCAGGGCGCGCTGCACGTCACCGACGTCGCCAGCAAGGAGCGCAAGCGCCGCCCGGCGCCGCCGTTCACCACCTCCACCCTGCAGCAGGAAGCCTCGCGCAAGCTCGGCTTCACCACCCGCAAGACCATGCAGGTGGCGCAGAAGCTGTACGAAGGCGTGGCGATCGGCGACGAGGGCACGGTCGGCCTGATCTCGTACATGCGTACCGACTCGGTCAACCTGTCGCAGGACGCGCTGGCCGAGATCCGCGACGTGATCGCGCGCGACTACGGCATCGCCTCGCTGCCGGACCAGCCCAACACCTACCAAACCAAGTCCAAGAACGCCCAGGAAGCGCACGAAGCCGTGCGTCCGACCTCGGCGCTGCGCACCCCGGCCCAGGTCGCCCGCTTCCTCACCGACGACGAGCGCAAGCTGTACGAGCTGATCTGGAAGCGCGCGGTGGCCTGCCAGATGATCCCGGCCACGCTCAACACCGTCAGCGTGGACCTGTCGGCCGGCAGCGAGCACGTGTTCCGCGCCAGCGGCACCACCGTGGTGGTGCCCGGCTTCCTGGCCGTGTACGAGGAAGGCAAGGACAACAAGAGCGCCGAGGACGAGGACGAAGGCCGCAAGCTGCCGGCGATGAAGCCCGGCGACCGCGTGCCGCTGGAGCGCATCCTGGCCGAGCAGCACTTCACCCAGCCGCCGCCGCGCTACACCGAAGCGGCGCTGGTGAAGGCGCTGGAAGAGTACGGCATCGGCCGTCCCTCGACCTACGCCTCGATCATCCAGACCCTGCTGTTCCGCAAGTACGTGGAGATGGAAGGCCGCAGCTTCCGCCCGTCCGATGTCGGTCGTGCGGTGTCCAAGTTCCTGTCCAGCCATTTCACCCAGTACGTGGACTACGACTTCACCGCCAAGCTCGAGGACGAACTGGACGCGGTCTCGCGCGGCGAGGAGGACTGGATCCCGCTGATGTCGCGCTTCTGGGAACCGTTCAAGGAGCTGGTCGAGGACAAGAAGGAATCGGTCGACCGTGCCGAAGCCAGCGGTGCGCGCGAGCTCGGCACCGATCCCAAGACCGGCAAGCCGGTGAGCGTGCGCCTGGGCCGCTTCGGGCCGTATGCGGCGATCGGCAGCACCGCCGAGGATGCCGAGGACAAGCCCAAGTTCGCCTCGCTGCGTCCCGGCCAGAGCATGCACACCATCACCCTGGAGGAGGCGCTGGAGCTGTTCTTGATGCCACGCAGCCTCGGCCAGGACAAGGGCGAGGAAGTCAGCGTCGGCATCGGCCGCTTCGGCCCGTTCGCCAAGCGCGGCAGCGTCTACGCCTCGCTGAAGAAGGAAGACGATCCCTACACCATCGATCTGGCCCGTGCGGTGTTCCTGATCGAGGAGAAGGAAGAGATCGCGCGCAACCGCATCATCAAGGAATTCCCCGGCAGCGACATCCAGGTGCTCAATGGCCGCTTCGGCCCGTACATCAGCGACGGCAAGCTCAACGGCAAGATCCCCAAGGATCGCGAGCCGGCCACGCTGAGCCTGGACGAAGTGCAGAAGCTGCTGGAGGAAACCGGCAAGCCGGTGCGCAAGGGCTTCGGCGCCAAGAAGGCCGCGGCCAAGAAGGAAGCTGCGCCGAAGAAGAGCGCGGCGAAGAAGGCCGCGGCCGACGCCCCGGCCAAGCCGGCGGCGAAGAAGGCGGTCAAGAAGGCCGCGAAGAAGACCGCCAAGAAAGCGGTGAAGAAGGCGGCGAAGAAGACCGTGGCCAAGGGCGGCTGA
- a CDS encoding Sua5/YciO/YrdC/YwlC family protein — MTDLSLSHAVAVLRQGGVIAYPTEAVWGLGCDPHDETAVTRLLRIKQRPVDKGLIVVAAELDPLRPLLDLSALPADRLAAVLASWPGPHTWILPASAHAPPWVTGAHQGIAVRISAHPLVAALCRAWGGALVSTSANRGGEPPARQRSELDPLVLNDLDGLLDGDTGGLAQPTPIRDAASGEILRA; from the coding sequence ATGACCGACCTGTCGCTGAGCCATGCCGTCGCCGTCCTGCGCCAGGGCGGTGTGATCGCCTATCCCACCGAAGCCGTGTGGGGCCTGGGCTGCGATCCGCACGACGAGACCGCCGTGACCCGCCTGCTGCGGATCAAGCAGCGGCCGGTGGACAAGGGCCTGATCGTGGTCGCCGCCGAACTGGATCCGTTGCGCCCGCTGCTCGACCTGTCGGCGCTGCCGGCGGACCGGCTGGCCGCGGTGCTGGCCAGTTGGCCGGGACCGCACACCTGGATCCTGCCCGCCTCCGCGCATGCGCCGCCCTGGGTGACCGGCGCGCACCAGGGCATCGCCGTGCGGATCAGCGCCCATCCCCTGGTCGCCGCCCTGTGCCGGGCCTGGGGCGGCGCCCTGGTGTCGACCAGCGCCAACCGCGGTGGCGAGCCGCCGGCGCGGCAGCGCAGCGAACTGGATCCACTGGTGCTGAACGACCTTGACGGCCTGCTCGACGGCGACACCGGCGGCCTGGCCCAGCCCACCCCGATCCGCGACGCCGCCAGCGGCGAGATCCTGCGCGCCTGA
- a CDS encoding DUF4124 domain-containing protein, with protein sequence MRRLLRPLLLLSLSPWIGAGWAQQTQTVSSDGGNGSVRIYRCIAAYGAVSLQNAPCENARRQQVLDMQRPRDPPPRPTTTISTDPARGEASPAPLPQRELRIVTVQPAQPMYECVTPEGTRYTSDDNAGNPRWVPLWAYGYAEGPYALPSGRGPDGRSPGPPGPPPPGRPHPPGPPPPGVAAGAGVIVPAGSTLIRDTCTALPEQEVCARLSDRRWELIRRYNSALQSERRALETEQRGIDARLARDCGGT encoded by the coding sequence ATGCGCCGTCTTCTCCGCCCCTTGCTGCTGCTGAGCCTGTCGCCCTGGATCGGCGCCGGCTGGGCGCAACAGACGCAGACGGTCAGCAGTGACGGCGGCAACGGATCGGTGCGCATCTACCGCTGCATCGCTGCCTACGGCGCGGTCAGCCTGCAGAATGCGCCCTGCGAGAATGCGCGCCGGCAGCAGGTGCTGGACATGCAGCGCCCGCGCGATCCGCCGCCGCGCCCGACCACCACCATCAGCACCGATCCGGCGCGCGGCGAGGCCTCCCCGGCGCCGCTGCCGCAGCGCGAACTGCGCATCGTCACCGTGCAGCCGGCGCAGCCGATGTACGAGTGCGTGACCCCGGAAGGCACGCGTTACACCAGCGACGACAACGCCGGCAATCCGCGCTGGGTGCCGCTGTGGGCCTATGGCTATGCCGAGGGCCCGTACGCGCTGCCGTCCGGGCGCGGCCCCGATGGCCGTTCGCCCGGCCCGCCGGGACCGCCTCCGCCCGGCCGTCCACACCCGCCAGGGCCACCGCCGCCGGGAGTGGCCGCCGGCGCCGGCGTGATCGTGCCGGCCGGCAGCACGCTGATCCGCGACACCTGCACGGCGCTGCCCGAGCAGGAGGTCTGCGCGCGCCTGAGCGACCGCCGCTGGGAGTTGATTCGTCGCTACAACAGCGCCCTGCAGAGCGAGCGCCGTGCGCTGGAAACCGAACAGCGCGGCATCGATGCGCGCCTGGCGCGCGACTGCGGCGGCACCTGA
- a CDS encoding DUF4124 domain-containing protein, giving the protein MRRALCLAALLACAGAASAEPVVFYRCTDAQDNLTIQNMPCPKGMRQQKKIMQGVSSAALPTTLAAKPVPSSPPASTPTAATPADAAAPVDTTAAAAPPPPPKLPPPPLYTCTTREQASYIGEVAEPPPRCVPLHTTDLDGGPNQAGGSACEVLRDQCQPLPAEQLCDTWKNYVAEAETHWRFAVPEHAEALRAEFERRQYLLEASNCGAPERPAP; this is encoded by the coding sequence ATGCGCCGTGCGCTCTGCCTGGCCGCGTTGCTGGCCTGCGCCGGCGCGGCGAGCGCCGAACCGGTGGTGTTCTATCGCTGCACCGATGCGCAGGACAACCTGACCATCCAGAACATGCCCTGCCCCAAGGGCATGCGCCAGCAGAAGAAGATCATGCAGGGCGTGAGCAGCGCCGCACTGCCGACCACGCTCGCAGCCAAGCCCGTTCCATCGTCGCCCCCTGCAAGCACCCCGACCGCCGCCACGCCTGCGGACGCGGCGGCCCCGGTCGACACCACGGCTGCTGCAGCTCCACCGCCACCGCCGAAGCTGCCGCCCCCGCCGCTGTACACCTGCACCACCCGCGAGCAGGCGTCCTACATCGGTGAGGTCGCCGAACCGCCGCCGCGTTGCGTGCCGCTGCACACGACGGACCTGGACGGTGGACCCAACCAGGCCGGCGGCAGCGCCTGCGAGGTGCTACGCGACCAGTGCCAGCCCCTGCCCGCCGAGCAGTTGTGCGATACCTGGAAGAACTACGTGGCCGAAGCCGAAACCCACTGGCGCTTCGCCGTTCCCGAGCATGCGGAGGCACTGCGCGCGGAGTTCGAACGCCGCCAGTACCTGCTCGAGGCCAGCAACTGCGGCGCACCGGAGCGGCCCGCGCCGTAA
- a CDS encoding SDR family oxidoreductase — protein sequence MQHRWRLDGQTALITGASAGIGLAIARELLGFGADLLLVARDLDALEIARDELRDAFPEREILALAADVADDEDRREILDWVEDHADGLHLLINNAGGNVSKAAVDYTEDEWRGIFETNLFSAFELSRYAHPLLAQHAASAIVNVGSVSGLTHVRSGAPYGMTKAALHQLTRNLAAEWAEDGIRVNAVAPWYIRTRRTSGPLSDPDYYEQVIERTPMRRIGEPEEVAAAVGFLCLPVASYITGECIAVDGGFLRYGF from the coding sequence ATGCAGCACCGTTGGCGGCTGGACGGACAGACCGCGCTGATCACCGGCGCCAGCGCCGGCATCGGCCTGGCGATCGCACGCGAACTGCTCGGGTTCGGCGCCGACCTGCTGCTGGTGGCGCGCGACCTCGATGCATTGGAGATCGCACGCGACGAACTGCGCGACGCCTTCCCCGAGCGCGAGATCCTGGCACTGGCCGCCGACGTCGCCGACGACGAGGACCGCCGCGAGATCCTGGACTGGGTCGAGGACCATGCCGACGGCCTGCACCTGCTGATCAACAACGCCGGCGGCAACGTCAGCAAGGCCGCGGTGGACTACACCGAGGACGAATGGCGCGGCATCTTCGAGACCAACCTGTTCTCCGCCTTCGAGCTGTCGCGCTACGCGCATCCGCTGCTGGCGCAGCATGCGGCCTCGGCGATCGTCAACGTCGGCAGCGTGTCCGGGCTGACCCACGTGCGCAGCGGCGCGCCCTACGGCATGACCAAGGCGGCGCTGCACCAGCTCACCCGCAACCTCGCCGCCGAATGGGCCGAGGATGGCATCCGGGTCAATGCGGTGGCGCCGTGGTACATCCGCACCCGCCGCACCTCCGGCCCGCTGTCGGATCCGGACTACTACGAGCAGGTGATCGAGCGCACGCCGATGCGCCGCATCGGCGAACCGGAGGAAGTCGCGGCGGCGGTCGGGTTCCTGTGCCTGCCGGTGGCCAGCTACATCACCGGCGAATGCATCGCGGTGGATGGGGGGTTTTTGCGCTACGGGTTTTGA